A single Pseudoalteromonas phenolica DNA region contains:
- the ylqF gene encoding ribosome biogenesis GTPase YlqF, with amino-acid sequence MAIQWFPGHMNKARNEIKEIMPQMDVIIEVLDARIPYSSENPMVSALRGDKPVIKIMNKADLADPELTKQWMDYFEQESGVKAIAFGHDKGAEVAKVNELCKKLAPHKVGADKQLKAMIMGIPNVGKSTLINHLAGRIVAKTGNEPAVTKSQQRIRLEDGIMLYDTPGMLWPKVENENSGYRLAATGAVKDTAMNYEEVASFTAEYLLTAYPELLKSRYKIDELPEQDWEFVEMAGRKRGCIRGGNQVDTHKMSEILINELRDAIIGRITMETPAMRDEEEIMVAELRAAAEAKKAAKEEEKKLRRARARKNRR; translated from the coding sequence ATGGCAATTCAGTGGTTTCCTGGGCATATGAACAAGGCTCGCAATGAGATTAAAGAGATCATGCCCCAGATGGATGTGATTATCGAAGTTTTAGATGCGAGGATCCCGTATAGCAGTGAAAACCCAATGGTGTCTGCGCTTCGTGGTGATAAACCGGTCATCAAAATAATGAACAAAGCAGACTTGGCCGATCCTGAGCTAACTAAGCAATGGATGGATTATTTTGAACAAGAAAGTGGTGTAAAAGCCATTGCGTTTGGTCATGATAAAGGCGCTGAAGTTGCTAAGGTAAACGAGTTATGTAAAAAACTTGCCCCACATAAAGTGGGTGCAGATAAACAGCTAAAAGCCATGATCATGGGTATCCCTAACGTAGGAAAGTCGACTTTAATTAACCACCTTGCAGGTCGTATCGTTGCGAAAACAGGTAATGAACCTGCAGTGACCAAGTCTCAGCAGCGTATTCGTCTTGAAGATGGCATCATGCTGTATGACACACCAGGCATGCTATGGCCAAAAGTTGAAAATGAAAACTCGGGTTATCGTCTAGCGGCAACCGGTGCTGTAAAAGATACGGCGATGAACTACGAGGAAGTCGCCAGTTTTACCGCTGAATACTTGCTGACTGCCTACCCAGAGTTATTAAAGTCACGTTATAAAATTGATGAGTTGCCAGAGCAAGATTGGGAGTTTGTCGAAATGGCGGGCCGTAAGCGTGGTTGTATCCGTGGTGGCAACCAAGTTGATACCCATAAGATGTCTGAAATCTTAATCAATGAGTTGCGAGATGCCATTATTGGTCGCATCACCATGGAAACACCAGCGATGCGTGATGAAGAAGAAATTATGGTTGCTGAGCTACGTGCCGCAGCTGAAGCTAAAAAAGCCGCAAAAGAAGAAGAGAAAAAACTACGTAGAGCAAGAGCGCGTAAGAACCGTCGCTAA
- a CDS encoding YaeQ family protein, with protein MALKSTIIKAQLALSDMDKHVYETLSLTVAQHPSENEQRLMIRILAFALHYQERLEFTKGLCADDEPEVWLKNYNEEIELWIELGLPDEKRVKKACNRAKDVVLYCYGENNQEIWWQKNQPKLYSHENLSVISLPYEATSQLATMAKRGMNLTVTVQDGEIWVSDEEQSVHIIPAIWK; from the coding sequence ATGGCCTTAAAATCGACCATCATCAAAGCACAGCTCGCTTTGAGTGACATGGATAAACACGTATACGAAACACTGTCTTTGACCGTAGCGCAGCACCCATCTGAAAATGAACAACGCTTGATGATCCGCATTTTAGCCTTTGCACTTCATTACCAAGAACGTTTGGAATTCACAAAAGGCCTGTGTGCTGATGATGAACCTGAAGTTTGGTTAAAAAACTATAATGAAGAGATTGAGCTTTGGATCGAGCTGGGTCTGCCTGATGAAAAGCGCGTTAAGAAAGCCTGTAATCGTGCTAAAGATGTGGTGCTGTATTGTTATGGCGAAAACAACCAAGAGATTTGGTGGCAAAAGAATCAGCCTAAGCTTTATAGCCACGAGAATCTATCGGTTATCAGTTTACCGTATGAAGCAACATCACAACTTGCTACGATGGCAAAACGCGGCATGAATTTAACCGTGACAGTGCAAGATGGTGAAATTTGGGTAAGCGACGAAGAACAAAGTGTACACATTATCCCAGCCATCTGGAAATAG
- a CDS encoding alpha/beta hydrolase has protein sequence MAINKIIVLHGLYMSGFVMQPLCNKLKKHQFEILNLTYNTLSPDKSEIFSQIDDFIGNDSAALVCHSMGGLIARAYLDNHSATSEQVEKVITLGTPHKGSMFAKQMHEKGFDVFLKNSVEFLVSDNQDWPYKARLYSIAGDLPLGLMPILQKGSSSDGTVLLEETKLQGMAEHKVFHVSHTSMIYSRKVTDYVLSLLTDPE, from the coding sequence ATGGCAATAAATAAAATCATCGTTTTGCATGGACTTTATATGTCTGGCTTCGTGATGCAGCCATTGTGCAACAAACTTAAAAAACATCAGTTTGAGATTTTAAACCTTACTTACAATACCCTCAGCCCAGATAAATCAGAGATCTTCTCTCAAATAGATGACTTTATTGGCAATGACAGCGCAGCACTAGTTTGCCACTCAATGGGCGGATTAATTGCGCGCGCCTACTTAGATAACCACTCTGCAACCAGTGAGCAAGTTGAAAAGGTCATTACCTTGGGCACACCGCACAAAGGCAGCATGTTTGCCAAACAAATGCATGAAAAAGGGTTCGATGTTTTTTTAAAAAACAGTGTGGAGTTTTTAGTCTCAGACAACCAAGATTGGCCTTACAAAGCAAGGCTTTACAGCATTGCCGGTGATTTACCTTTGGGGCTGATGCCTATTTTACAAAAAGGCAGTAGCTCTGATGGCACAGTATTATTAGAAGAGACAAAACTACAAGGTATGGCAGAGCACAAAGTATTTCATGTTAGCCATACCAGTATGATTTATTCACGCAAAGTCACCGATTATGTATTGTCACTTCTAACCGATCCTGAATGA
- a CDS encoding Dps family protein, whose product MTQFTDIGLSKQASEDLAAQLNNLLSNYQIQYMNARGFHWNIKGKNFFELHLKFEEIYDQLLLKVDELAERILTIGGQPLHAFSDYLERAQIQEAKNITDGNEAVTTLLNGFTLLLKQQREILGVASDAEDEGTAALMSDYIKEQEKLVWMLKAYLG is encoded by the coding sequence ATGACACAGTTCACAGATATTGGTTTATCAAAACAAGCTAGCGAAGATTTAGCTGCGCAATTAAATAACTTACTGAGCAACTACCAAATTCAATACATGAATGCACGTGGCTTTCATTGGAATATCAAAGGTAAAAACTTCTTTGAGCTACATTTAAAGTTTGAAGAAATTTATGACCAGTTACTGCTAAAAGTAGATGAATTAGCAGAGCGTATCTTAACCATAGGTGGTCAGCCATTGCATGCATTTAGCGATTATTTAGAGCGTGCTCAAATTCAAGAAGCCAAGAACATCACTGATGGTAATGAAGCGGTAACAACATTACTTAATGGTTTTACTTTATTACTAAAACAGCAAAGAGAAATACTAGGTGTTGCAAGTGATGCAGAAGATGAAGGTACAGCCGCTCTCATGAGCGACTATATAAAAGAACAAGAAAAGCTAGTGTGGATGCTCAAAGCTTATTTGGGATAA